In the Sphingomonas sp. LM7 genome, one interval contains:
- a CDS encoding response regulator, giving the protein MQLAYALDLETRLLIVDDDPGIRELTAGFLSQHGYVVDTAAGGAEMREAMAAHDYALVVLDLMMPGEDGLTILRSMDRESGPAVILHSVIGEDVDRIVGLEMGADDYVAKPANPRELLARIRSVLRRSGGGEKAAAKAPERQFLRFAGWRLDPVARQLYDPDNVIINLSDGEFRLLLALVERPRRVMTRDMLLDLSRGPMSEHFDRAIDVQMSRLRKKLARAGREELIRTIRNEGYMFVAEVTSK; this is encoded by the coding sequence ATGCAGCTAGCTTACGCCTTGGACCTGGAAACCCGCCTGCTCATCGTCGACGACGATCCCGGAATCCGCGAGCTCACCGCGGGGTTCCTCTCGCAGCACGGCTATGTCGTCGATACCGCCGCCGGCGGCGCGGAGATGCGCGAGGCGATGGCCGCGCACGATTATGCGCTGGTCGTGCTCGATCTGATGATGCCGGGCGAGGACGGGCTGACCATCCTGCGATCGATGGACCGCGAATCGGGACCCGCGGTGATCCTCCATTCGGTGATCGGCGAGGATGTCGACCGGATCGTCGGACTCGAGATGGGTGCTGACGATTATGTCGCCAAGCCCGCCAATCCGCGCGAATTGCTGGCGCGGATCCGTTCGGTGCTCCGGCGCAGCGGCGGCGGGGAGAAGGCCGCGGCCAAGGCACCCGAGCGCCAGTTCCTGCGCTTCGCCGGCTGGCGGCTCGATCCGGTGGCGCGGCAGCTCTATGATCCCGACAACGTCATCATCAATCTGTCCGACGGCGAGTTCCGCCTGCTGCTCGCGCTGGTCGAGCGGCCCCGCCGCGTGATGACGCGCGACATGCTGCTCGATCTTTCGCGCGGGCCGATGTCCGAGCATTTCGACCGCGCGATCGACGTCCAGATGAGCCGGCTGCGCAAGAAGCTCGCCCGGGCGGGGCGCGAAGAGCTGATCCGCACGATCCGCAACGAAGGCTATATGTTCGTGGCCGAAGTGACGAGCAAGTGA
- a CDS encoding sugar transferase has protein sequence MVSMSLPRERSSPVTRRFVTSLTFQGLGILIASAVIPLCVALVVQGQLPNRLSILWNSEIASLLSAVTALLIFRKVTSYPGTNDFAYIIPAFSVTYGIAVVVLLGLRLSYSGAMLSAGYVATIIFSFIATQLTQRFGRHHFYVVPFGQTQIVEDAPAYEWIVLSEPTLPEGDRHGAIVADLRCDLDPEWERMLAEAAIAGRPVYHTKQLRESLTGRVEIEHLSENSFGSLLPNLAYRKIKRGSDILFTLLALPLVALPMLLVAVLIRFDSPGPVLFRQVRMGHRARPFHVYKFRTMTHREIAHDGDEARNDAITMAEDHRITRLGRFLRRSRMDELPQLFNVLRGEMSLIGPRPEAIPLSQWYESELPFYSYRHIVRPGITGWAQVNQGHVAELHEAHLKLHYDFYYIKHFSAWLDTLIAFRTIGVILNGFGSK, from the coding sequence ATGGTTTCCATGTCCCTGCCGCGGGAAAGATCTTCTCCAGTAACCCGACGTTTCGTCACGTCGCTGACCTTCCAGGGCCTCGGCATCCTGATCGCGTCCGCGGTGATCCCGCTTTGCGTCGCGCTGGTCGTTCAGGGCCAGTTGCCCAACCGGCTCAGCATCCTGTGGAACAGCGAAATCGCGTCGCTTCTCTCTGCGGTGACTGCGCTGCTCATCTTCCGGAAGGTGACGTCCTATCCGGGCACCAACGATTTCGCCTATATCATTCCTGCCTTTTCGGTGACCTACGGCATCGCGGTGGTAGTGCTGCTCGGACTGCGCCTGTCATACAGCGGCGCGATGTTGAGCGCCGGCTATGTCGCGACCATCATCTTCTCGTTCATCGCCACGCAGCTCACGCAGCGCTTCGGCCGGCACCATTTCTATGTGGTGCCGTTCGGGCAGACCCAGATCGTCGAGGACGCGCCCGCCTATGAGTGGATCGTCCTCAGTGAACCGACGCTGCCCGAGGGGGATCGGCACGGCGCGATCGTGGCCGACCTGCGCTGCGATCTCGACCCCGAATGGGAGCGGATGCTCGCCGAAGCAGCGATCGCCGGCCGTCCGGTCTATCACACCAAGCAGCTGCGCGAATCGCTGACCGGCAGGGTAGAGATCGAGCATCTGTCGGAAAACAGCTTCGGATCGCTGTTGCCCAACCTGGCCTATCGCAAGATCAAGCGGGGCAGCGACATCCTGTTCACGTTGCTGGCACTGCCGCTGGTGGCGCTGCCGATGCTGCTGGTCGCGGTGCTGATCCGGTTCGACTCGCCAGGCCCGGTGCTCTTCCGCCAAGTGCGGATGGGCCATCGTGCGCGGCCGTTCCACGTCTACAAGTTCCGCACGATGACGCATCGCGAGATCGCGCATGACGGCGACGAGGCGCGTAACGATGCGATCACGATGGCGGAGGATCACCGCATCACCCGGCTGGGTCGTTTCCTGCGGCGTTCGCGGATGGACGAGCTGCCGCAGCTGTTCAACGTCCTGCGCGGCGAGATGAGCCTGATCGGCCCGCGGCCGGAGGCGATCCCGCTGTCGCAATGGTATGAAAGCGAGCTGCCGTTTTACAGCTATCGCCACATCGTCCGCCCCGGCATCACCGGCTGGGCGCAGGTCAATCAGGGGCATGTCGCTGAACTGCACGAAGCACATCTCAAGCTTCACTATGACTTCTACTACATCAAACACTTCTCCGCCTGGCTCGACACACTGATCGCGTTCCGGACAATCGGCGTCATTCTCAATGGGTTCGGCTCGAAGTGA
- the rpsU gene encoding 30S ribosomal protein S21 — protein MQIIVRDNNVDQALRALKKKLQREGVYREMKLRRHYEKPSEKRARERAAAVRRARKLERKRVERDSAR, from the coding sequence ATGCAAATCATCGTTCGCGACAACAATGTCGACCAGGCGCTGCGGGCGCTCAAGAAGAAGCTGCAGCGTGAGGGCGTGTATCGCGAGATGAAGCTTCGTCGTCACTACGAGAAGCCCAGCGAGAAGCGCGCCCGCGAGCGTGCCGCTGCCGTCCGCCGCGCGCGCAAGCTTGAGCGCAAGCGCGTCGAGCGCGACAGCGCACGGTAA
- a CDS encoding FKBP-type peptidyl-prolyl cis-trans isomerase: protein MSVTAVPLQPVKRAYKVWLWIGVLLAIALAAGLAWLGTREQVAAKGTDTQYLAWNQGRAGVKTTASGLQYQVLEAGEGATAGEGDYVVANYEGRFRDGRVFDKSERPVPFPIQQGSAIPGFLEGLKLMQKGGKYRLWIPANLAYGAPGMQSPDPERVPADAMLVFTVSPERILPAAVVQQMMMQQMMQQQQGGGAGGPPPGAGGPPPQGMPGQ, encoded by the coding sequence ATGTCCGTGACCGCCGTTCCGCTCCAGCCCGTCAAGCGCGCCTATAAGGTGTGGCTGTGGATCGGCGTGTTGCTGGCGATTGCGCTGGCCGCCGGCCTCGCCTGGCTTGGCACGCGCGAGCAGGTCGCCGCCAAGGGCACCGACACGCAGTATCTCGCCTGGAACCAGGGCCGCGCCGGGGTAAAGACCACGGCGTCGGGTCTGCAATACCAGGTGCTCGAGGCCGGCGAAGGCGCGACCGCGGGCGAGGGCGATTACGTCGTCGCCAATTACGAGGGGCGCTTCCGCGACGGCCGCGTGTTCGACAAGAGCGAGCGCCCGGTGCCGTTCCCGATCCAGCAGGGCAGCGCGATTCCCGGCTTTCTCGAAGGCCTGAAGCTGATGCAGAAGGGCGGCAAGTACCGCCTGTGGATCCCGGCAAACCTCGCTTATGGCGCTCCGGGCATGCAGAGCCCCGATCCGGAGCGCGTGCCCGCCGACGCGATGCTCGTCTTCACCGTCAGCCCCGAGCGCATCCTTCCCGCCGCCGTCGTGCAGCAGATGATGATGCAGCAGATGATGCAGCAACAGCAGGGCGGTGGTGCCGGTGGTCCACCTCCGGGCGCGGGCGGCCCGCCGCCGCAGGGCATGCCGGGGCAGTAA
- a CDS encoding nucleotide sugar dehydrogenase has protein sequence MTIRDDAHIVVVGLGYVGLPLALALARRFRVTGLDINGQRIDELKSHIDRTDEVTEDVLRGAVIAFTSDANDCRGADYYIVTVPTPVDDKNQPDLRPIVGASRMVGGLIDAERPAVVVYESTVYPGVTESICGPLIEEVSGLQRGRHFFLGYSPERINPGDREHTVDRITKVVAGENPAITEQLAQIYGAVTSGGIHIATSIKTAEAAKVIENAQRDINIAFMNEITQIFAKMDISIWDVLAAAGTKWNFLPFQPGLVGGHCIGVDPYYLSHRAQELGHEPRVILAGRSTNDGMGEWIADELHARRDGKAGRALVMGLTFKENVPDLRNSRVVDVIARLRHFGYDVAVHDPLADAGDANHEYGLALDDAALSARYDLVVVAVAHDAYRALADADVASLVDTGGLLADLKNLYAGRDFGTNVRRWTL, from the coding sequence ATGACAATTCGTGACGACGCGCATATCGTAGTGGTGGGGCTGGGATATGTCGGTTTGCCGCTGGCGCTGGCGCTGGCGCGCCGCTTTCGTGTTACCGGCCTGGATATCAACGGCCAGCGCATCGACGAACTCAAGTCGCATATCGACCGGACCGACGAAGTCACCGAAGACGTGCTCCGCGGGGCGGTAATCGCATTTACCAGCGACGCGAACGATTGCCGTGGCGCCGACTATTACATCGTCACCGTGCCGACGCCGGTCGATGACAAGAACCAGCCCGATCTGCGGCCCATCGTCGGCGCGAGCCGGATGGTGGGCGGTTTGATCGACGCCGAACGGCCGGCGGTCGTGGTCTACGAATCCACTGTCTATCCCGGCGTCACCGAATCGATTTGCGGGCCATTGATCGAGGAAGTGTCCGGGCTGCAGCGCGGACGGCATTTCTTCCTCGGCTATTCGCCCGAGCGCATCAATCCCGGCGACCGCGAACACACCGTCGATCGGATCACCAAGGTCGTCGCCGGGGAGAATCCCGCGATCACCGAGCAGCTTGCCCAGATCTATGGCGCGGTCACGAGCGGCGGCATCCACATCGCCACTTCGATCAAGACGGCAGAGGCCGCGAAGGTGATCGAGAACGCCCAGCGCGACATCAACATCGCGTTCATGAACGAGATCACCCAGATCTTCGCGAAGATGGACATTTCGATCTGGGATGTCCTGGCTGCGGCCGGGACCAAGTGGAACTTCCTGCCGTTCCAGCCGGGCCTGGTCGGTGGCCACTGTATCGGCGTCGATCCCTATTATCTGAGCCACCGCGCGCAGGAGCTTGGGCACGAGCCCCGCGTGATCCTCGCCGGCCGCTCGACCAACGACGGCATGGGCGAGTGGATCGCCGACGAACTCCACGCGCGCCGTGACGGCAAGGCGGGCAGGGCGTTGGTGATGGGCCTGACCTTCAAGGAGAACGTCCCCGATCTGCGCAACAGCCGCGTCGTCGATGTGATCGCCCGGCTTCGGCACTTCGGCTACGACGTGGCGGTTCACGATCCGCTGGCCGACGCGGGCGATGCGAACCACGAATATGGTCTGGCGCTCGACGACGCCGCGCTGTCGGCGCGCTACGATCTCGTCGTCGTCGCGGTCGCGCATGATGCCTATCGCGCGCTGGCCGATGCCGACGTCGCGTCGCTGGTCGATACCGGCGGGCTCCTCGCCGACCTCAAGAACCTCTATGCCGGCCGGGACTTTGGAACGAACGTCAGGCGCTGGACGCTCTGA
- a CDS encoding ATP-binding protein — protein MRRARSIVVPIVLLVIAAALIATTVQFTSMFSGPPPWFRPTPIARVAEALRTGQVPDNSRGIEVTRTSEDRFGRSEEQPSPDRDAAIARLIPAPGARVLGLYEFPPHDPDSDIRGSFTVGLQDGDGWILVSTSPPPTFTSWHLRRLAGMLVTLAILSVLAWLVAGRISRPIRKLADAATRARLGARPAIPHGGPREVRELAEAVEAMQDRILQQAEGRTAMLAAIAHDLGTPLSRIAFWVEQLPEEARNRAAADIDEMRAMLGAVLRFTRDDRSRAPHERLDLGSLIESLGDDLAAAGTPVEVDLGPRVVVEGDPVALRRLFTNLVENAVRYGDQARLCWSQSAGWAEVLVEDEGPGFPAGRAEALFAPFVRGEASRNRATGGTGLGLAIVRSIAEAHGGEVRLENREAGGGRVRVRLPAE, from the coding sequence GTGAGGCGCGCCCGGTCGATCGTCGTCCCCATCGTGCTGCTGGTGATCGCCGCGGCGCTGATCGCGACCACGGTGCAGTTCACGTCGATGTTCAGCGGCCCGCCGCCCTGGTTCCGGCCAACACCGATCGCGCGCGTCGCGGAAGCGCTCCGCACCGGTCAAGTGCCCGACAACAGCCGCGGCATCGAAGTCACTCGCACCAGCGAGGACCGGTTCGGGCGAAGCGAGGAACAGCCCTCCCCGGATCGCGACGCCGCGATCGCCAGACTGATCCCCGCGCCGGGCGCCCGGGTGCTGGGCCTCTACGAATTCCCTCCGCACGATCCCGACAGCGACATTCGCGGGAGCTTCACGGTGGGGCTGCAGGACGGCGACGGCTGGATCCTGGTTTCGACGTCCCCGCCGCCCACCTTCACCAGCTGGCATTTGCGGCGGCTGGCCGGGATGCTGGTCACGCTGGCGATATTGTCGGTGCTTGCCTGGCTGGTCGCCGGTCGGATCTCGCGGCCGATCAGGAAGCTGGCCGATGCGGCGACGCGGGCACGGCTCGGCGCGCGGCCGGCAATCCCGCATGGTGGCCCGCGCGAAGTGCGCGAGCTCGCCGAGGCGGTCGAGGCGATGCAGGACCGCATCCTCCAGCAGGCCGAAGGGCGCACCGCGATGCTGGCGGCGATCGCGCACGACCTCGGCACGCCGCTGTCGCGGATCGCCTTCTGGGTAGAACAACTGCCCGAGGAAGCGCGCAACCGCGCCGCGGCCGATATCGACGAAATGCGCGCGATGCTGGGCGCGGTGCTGCGCTTCACTCGCGACGACCGCAGCCGCGCGCCGCACGAACGGCTCGATCTGGGCAGCCTGATCGAAAGCCTGGGCGATGATCTCGCCGCGGCGGGGACGCCGGTCGAAGTCGATCTTGGCCCGCGGGTAGTGGTCGAGGGCGATCCGGTGGCGCTGCGCCGGTTGTTCACCAATCTGGTCGAGAATGCCGTGCGCTATGGTGACCAGGCGCGGCTATGCTGGTCACAGAGCGCGGGCTGGGCCGAAGTGCTGGTCGAGGACGAAGGGCCGGGCTTCCCGGCAGGCCGCGCCGAGGCCTTGTTCGCGCCGTTCGTGCGCGGCGAGGCCTCCCGCAACCGGGCGACCGGGGGGACCGGACTGGGCCTCGCGATCGTGCGATCGATCGCCGAGGCGCATGGCGGCGAAGTGCGACTGGAAAATCGCGAGGCCGGGGGCGGACGCGTGCGGGTCAGGCTGCCGGCGGAATAA